From the genome of Solanum lycopersicum chromosome 12, SLM_r2.1:
CAGGAAGCAGTCAAACACTCAACTAATGACACGTCAAGAAGCTCACTACAGAAAATTGTCATATGTTACTGAACAATCTCTTGTAAAATTGGATATCTACCTATGATTTatgaaatcaaaacaaaaactaaGGTGGAATTGAAGAAAATGGAATAGCTTGTATATAGAAATTTCTATGTCAGTCCTTTCCTTTTTATCTCCTTTTTTAGATACTCCTCGGAATACCTTGTAAGTTTTCCACATAATGTCACATAATTTAGATTATAACTCtaattttagatatttgaattattcttaacAGAATCCTCATACCCGTATACTTACCTGGATCCGTACCCTCGAGTCTTCAAATTTAGATCATGAAAAGATCTGACCTCTAGATCCACACACACCCGTATCAGACACCCACACCTAAGTCCGGGAAACTTAGATAAAAAAGAACTAAACATAAGGCATACTAACCTTTTGAACATAACAATTGGAAGTGTTATCAGGACAGAGATCTGTCACAAATCAATACCCGAATTTCAGTTAAATTCTTTAAAGAATTGGGGCTTGGCTTGATATTGATTCAGATAAAGTTAGCATGAATGATATCTTTATCATGTAAATATCGAGTCAAACTCATCTTGATTTAAGAAGTGGAGCTTCACTTGATAGATATAGATATTAGCATTAGTTCAGAGATAATAAAAGTTTATCATTCCATAAAAGATCtctagtaaatagtgaagaaaAGTTTAAGTGGCAACATCTAAGCGGTCTGTCACTTCAATATTTAATCATTCCATTCACATAAAAAATCTTGATATACTAGTAACCAGCACTGTTTTGTCTGAGAAGTTCAAAACTCATCATCATTGTTATCTTTTAGATTTATATTCAACTTTTTTCATAAGAGAGAAACAGCTACCTCAACTGAAATGATGTGTTGGTGTATGGAGTAAATTTTTCCACCTCATCAAGAGCCTCCTTCACCTGATCCCCGAGCAGCAGCATCTGTTAAGATGTTAGACTTTTAAGTACATGAAAagcatattatatattaatttaatatatcacTCAACACCTGATAGAATCATCAGTGGACCTATACTTTTGAAGTAATGGATGCTCCATTACAATTAACATACAGTTGCTACAACCATCAAATATAAGTGCACAACTATTTGAATAATGTAGGTAAAAAATTTTAACAtgtaaatcatttaaaattatcattctatttaaaattgttctagacatttttcatattattcaaaCAATGAATAATAGCATCCACTGCTTACACTAATTTATTCCCACAAAAATTCAGTGTGAGATTAGCCTTAGATTGAATATTTTGattcaattacaaaattaataaacaaaaaaaagttaaataagatGTTAATCTGAAAAGTcataagagaaaaagaaaagcgCAAGGGTGTCTGGAGGAAGATTAAGTTTTTTATAAGGGTGTCTGGAGAGAGTAAAaggaaacacaaaaaaataagaaaatgaacatCAACGAAAGAGCTTTTAtaagtgagaaaaaaaaaattctttctgtTTTGGAGGAAGATTAAGTTTTTTCAGGAGGGGAAGTAAAAAGAGATAGTGTTCTTCTTTCTGGAAGAGATTGTATTGTCTGGAAAAAGGATAGAAAAGTAAAAATGGAAAAGAGGAGTAAAAAGGAAAGCAAGACGAATAAGAAAATAACAACATTCCcagtttcaaaaaagaaaaacatcatcagaataagaaaaaattgtagaaaATGAGAATCGAACTCGTGTCGCGGAGGATTTGGTCAACATTTCACCCGCCATTCAACTGAAGCACCCACTTACATTTTGAGCCTGGCGGTGCTAACTGATGAAGTTTAACCTTCTATACAAATTGTCAATGTAAATAGAGTATCTAGATACCAACTCGAATAAATAAGATGGAATATTTGCAAATATATTCTTGAAGTATATATTTACAAAACATTcataaatattagaatttttaACATTATTGAACACAAACAACTTGAGATGAAACTAATTTGAGGTGGTGCGTTTAATATACCAGCTTAATTTCAAGTTCAAGCTGTGTTCAACAACTTGAATCATTATGAGCCCCAGGGCTAGgtttcaaataaaaaaggagTTCTCCTCTATTGGTTTTAGCTGATGAAGCTAACACAATGATCAGCATGCAGAAAATAGAGATACACAAACAGATACATATAACCAACCAATATGAGGTTACGGAGTCCTCTTCCGAGAGTTGGGGATAATGTGAACATGCATGAACTTCCTACGACATCTATAAAATACAGTTctgaataaatttgaaaaattctgTCTGAATTCTTTCTTGGACATAAGCAATTACCTGTATTAAAGGATGAAAAGCCTCTAGTACTGGTGGACTGGAATGCAGAGCATGTCGTAAATACTTTATTGCATTCTTATAGTTGTCATTACGCAGGGCCCGATGCATATTGAGAACATCCTCTAAATTTTCATCTGAGGAAGGCAATTGTAAAGGCAATAACCACAATGGAAGACCTACATTTGAATAGAGtaagaaatatcataattaaatctaatCAGCAAGAAGAACAtgacatatattatattattgttgggAGCTGGGTGGTGACAGTATTTTTTGGAATTAGTCGAGTTATGCGTAAGATGGCCATGGACACCGTGGTTATCCAAAAATAAAGAACATAATGTATCTCAATTGGAGCTTAAAAAAAACCCAAACCATGTCGAATGCACAATATCCACCTTCACAAGGGTTGAAGGACTTAGAAATTCCAGATTCTATACACCTCATGTCAACTGCCTTTTCATCCTTTTGAGAATATTCCAAGAGAATGTTCTCTCCTAAAGTACTAACTTCCTCATCTTCACATCATCCCTTTAGGAAACTGAAGTATATAATCCAGGGCAGGCCCATTTTGTCACCATCCAAagtattgaaaattttaaaagtccACACTTTTTCCCATGTTCCTTGCAGGTATGATTTTGCAACAACCCAAAATGAGGGAGGGAAGCTTGGCTGCTGTTGTCATTAGTCAGCTGCTCCTCCTCCCACTCATCTGGAGAGTTCTTGGAAGATGCCATTCATTTTAATGTCTAAAGAAGACCCAGACAATACGTACCTATAACCACATTCCTATGTAATTATATGTAACTATTTTTTGGCTAAAGTATACCCTATGCCAACACTTGTAACATACCTAAACCCAAAGAAAAATTAGAGGCTAAATTCACATTACAGAATGACCTGTACAAACTAAAGGTAATTATTCGAATGATAGACATGTTCATTCTTGAAATCAACAATAATCAGTCATCAATCGTGCCAACTTCAATTAAGACACAGAGATAAAGGGTCTCGTCTGACCCCTTCATAAGAGAGAAGGGAAAAAGAAAAGTCAACTTGTTTTTTCAGCCCATACTACATATTGTACCTCAAGTCCAAATCCAATTGCCATGAACCAGGCTCTAAGGTTCTCTGCAAGTAAAAGCAAAATTTGCTACCCTTTTGAATTTCATGTATGACTATGCCGCCGCATAGACAAATCTTTAAGCCATGAGCAACACTCACCACGATTATAGAATATGGAATGATAGGGATCATCACCACTCTGATCCATAGAAGAACCTTCACGGTCACTTCTTTCAGAAGAATTCATGTAAAAGTCTTGTGGCTGAAAATTGTCATTTTGCGTTTCTCCCggcacattatcatcatcaaccATGGCAACTTCTCTCTGTTGACTGACATCAACTCCCAAGATCTCTTTATCATTCCTAATAGAGGTGTTTGAATCACAATTGAATGGAGAATTAGCCTCTTCGCCTTCAACAGCATCATGCTCCTCTGAATTTAAAATGGACATAAATATTCTGTCCTCAAAGGTCTCTGACTGCACCGTGCTATCAAATCTGTCCAACTCTTGCAAATGCAACTCCTTTGGGATAGTAGAATACCATAACTGATAAAAGACTAAGCCCACAACTAAATTAGAGACTGGATCACTACCAAAACCACGTTGCTGCATGAGCCTGATACAAATCACAGCCAGGGGAGGTAATATTAAGCCTTTGGAATTTCATATACAAAAATGCTATCCCAGACCCCACATGTGGTTTTCACTGGGTGGGCTGTTGTTGTTATATAAAAATGCTACACTAGGATTACATTCCAATAGAGCATTCATCcttaaaagaaaagattttgcATAGCCAGTTTTGCCACCAAAAATTTGACTGATAATCAATTTATCATTGCCTACAATTTTGTCCAACAAATTTTTATACTAAACATTGAGAAAAGCACAGAGAGGATTATCAATATGCAACTCATATTTACTTGGTTTAAAGTTGAACATTTGGATAAACAGAAGAACGtgatatttctcaattttgCCCGTTCAGCCTGTCATGGACACATTTAAGTTTAACATATCCACCAAGTTCTGCAAAGGCAAATTTTTGATTCATCTAAAGccaaatgaaatatataacgTAGGTCGTATCTTCCAAAGTGTAATGGTTGGGCAACCCAAACCACACTTGTCAGGCCAGCCGTTTTCGAAAATCAAACAAGTATCTATGGTTAAAATTCATCTTACTAATTTAAAAAGTAGCAATTATAACCCCCGTCCCTGAAGAAACATCATCTAGTTTATACACAGCAACAACATACCCAgagtaatcccacaagtgggatTTGGGGAGGGTAGGATGTAAGTAGACCTTACTTCTACCTTGTATCTGCGGTTAAAATTCAGTTTACTAATTCCAACAGATATATTATTCTGATTGTTAATTATGAGTCTCTCTTCAAGAAAATGTCACTTTCCTCTGCAGGTGACAGGACAATACTTTAGTTAACAATATTGACACCATTAGAAAGAGTCGGATTTAGCACAAGAAAAAGATTACCGCTCTGGACCCTTTTTTATAACTTCagttttttctcaaaaagtaAACAAAACTTTTTTCCATTAATTGGCAATTGATTTTCGCCAACCTACAAGAGAAAGATAAGTTAAATGCCAAGAACTTACGATAAGGCACCCTGATGTGCATCCTGTGTGTTCCCGCGTTTGAGACAGAAAAGGATGAATTCCAAATGAACAGCAAAACGGTCCTGCCACAATTCAGACTTCACAATGAGCTACCACAAAGGTGAAATTCAATTTTCCCTTTCATAAAGTTTGGAACACAAAATCATGCTGACATCACCGATCTACCACTATCACTTACAAAAGCAATGTTTTTTAAAAGTGAGCACCAAACATGAACGAATACTAACTTTAGCAGCTTGTGACTTAGTTACATTACacaatacaaaaacataacTCCATTTATAAACATGATAATCAATGGCACCTCAGCATCCTGAAAAGCtccattgtattttttttggatgaagtAAAGCTCCAAGGCTATCTTAACCATACAATGTCTCGCGTCTTCATCAAATGTCATTACGAGGCCATATATTTATGTCACTATATTTTAACCGCTTTGAACTACACATTCCTAAAATATGTAGAAAACTCAGACTTTCTTTTTGATGCTGCGATcgaacaacaaaaataataagtcAGTAAACCTAGCATCTCAAGGAAAATGAAGTTTTGTTCTTTAGAACTATTAATGGGTTACTGAAATTAAATTTACCAATACATTGCATTTTAAAGGTACCTGACAAGGAACTAGTAAATGTTGTAGGAAACATTTGAAAAAGGGCACCATGGAGAAAGTTCAAAGCCAATGAACTACAcataatcaaaaaaaataaaataatgaacaacaacaacaatagtcAATAGACTTGGTATTTCcacaaaaagaaaatcttattcTGTAGAACTTCTTTTGGGCTAATGAAGATAGAAATTTACTGGTAATATATtgtgttatttgtagttttgatgatttgacaaacttttcACTGTCAGCTGAAAAAGTTCAAAAAGTTGGTGCACAGTCTCCAATAGTGACAACAGTGACAGAATGGGCAGACACGGCAGAAACCTCAACCAATCGCAATGCTTTAAGGATTGTGACTAtctcatataaacataacatcCAATAGTCACAATCTTAGTTTTTGCAAATTGAAAAGGCATCTCAAGAACTTTTGCGAAGGCTGagaaatttgaagaaaagaaatatttcaaagaacAACTCAAGCTAAGGTGCTGATAGTGTAGGTGTCTTAGAAGTATTTCTTTTGATCTGAAATTGTAATCTGGTCCTAAAACTTATAAAGGATTCAGTTTGTTTTGGTCAGTGAATTCTAACTTAGTTAAGTTCAACTAACTTAGTGGGCAATCTGTGTATTGCTTAGAAAAGTCTAAATCGTCAGTTGAGTGGTGGTTTAGTGGGCAACCTGTGTGTTGCTTAGTGAATCCTAAGTTGTCTAGTAGTAATAGCTTAGTGGGCAGAGTCATATTTGCTTAGGCTCTTCAAGCAATAGAGTTATTGCTTGATAGTGAGATTAATGATTTTTTCTCACTCTTTTGTAACcggttttacttttgcttgtgaagattAGAGAAAACGGTTGGAAATCCTGTgcgacaggtcgtggttttactcccttgatcAAGGAGGTTTTCACGTAAACTGACTGTGTTGATATTCTGCCTTTATTTACCGTCGTTCTTATTTTgagtgtgtcaagggacctggtccattgactgtTAGTGGACTCGTGTATTCTAACATATGGCATATAAAAGGTACTTTGCAAGAAAATAGTAAATGTTACAGAAAACTTGAAAAGAGCAACTTGGAGTAATACAGAACTAATGACCAAACATATAAGCaaatactttatatatttttaaattgttaccTTTGGGGGCCTGTTTTTCATAGGTCCAAGCTTCTTCATCCAAAGTTCATAAATATCTTGTATCCTCTTTGAACTGATAGTGTCACCTTTTATATGCTCAATGAGCTCCAAAATTGCCTaaaatgttagaaatcatatcaAAACATGACTATTCTTGCTGGATAAAACTTTTTTATAGAAACAAGCCATAATACATAAACGGACACTCAAATTTGCGCACAACTGGCATGTTAACACTCCAACCTTGAAAAATCACATTTATACACCCTAACTCATCTCCACCGTGTCATTACGAACACTCCAACTAACAAAATGATCATCTACACACTACCAAAACTTATATGATAAGTCAGGTTAGTGTGTCCATGAGATACAATAGAGACAAATTGGAGTGATTAGTTGCTAGCTGAAACCAAATTGAGCTCTCTACATGGGCAACTTGACAATTGAGGTAAAATTTGAGTGTTCGAATTAAGCTTAAAAAAAAACGAAGTaccaaaatgaaataaagtaattgGATAGATTGAATAGATTAGTACCATAAACTTTGTGCGAGTTTTGAATACGGCTGATTCTTTTGTAGTTCCTTTAAGAAGAACACTCAGTACACCACTAGCCTCAGCATATTTATGTTGCCGCATCAATTTTTCCAGCAAACGTCGAAGTCTTCTCCTATGTTCAGACTGTAAACTCCGATGATCTTTGTGTAAACTGCCGATTCCCCGTTTTAGACAAAAACTTGGTTTAGTATTTGCTAATATGACAGAGTTAATCCTTCTAGCTTCTGTAGATGGATTAATTCCACAATTATAATCATCTTCGGCATTATTACGTTTCCTCGTACGGGATTTTCGGGCCTTTGATGCATCTTCTGCTACCTCCATTGATGGCTTCGTTTGGAGGTTAAAGCTTTACTTCCAGTTTTTCAGggtttaagaagaagaagaaattaggGGTTTTACAGAGAGGAAAACACCTAAATAGTCACTTTACTTTTTCGGTTTATTCGCGCCCTTGGGTGAATTGTGTACGCTATTTTCGGATTAAATCgaataattaaattgaataattatattaaattgaattgaattgaaattttttaaattgaataattaaatcaaattgaatCGAAATTTTAGTTGGAATGGTTTCTTGATTTTAAGGATTGGTTATCAAAAAGTTTATGTTTAGAACTAAATTGGAGTTAATTACTTTTGTgtgttttttattattgtatattatgatgattatatttatattttatgtttgtacatatttaatagaaatacttataaatattgtattttattattcacaattttattttaaatagtgttaataaaattatattaagttatttgatcaagtataaaataaatacttaataAGTATCGTTAATATTcgttatattttacatttttcttgtaaatgTAACCTGAAAAGGTCCATTGAGAtgtacataattaaaatatttctttaccGTGAGTTGATTTATTACTCAATGTAATCACAAATTTTTCACAAGTATTATTGACATTACAAGTAATAAATTATAACTAAAGAATATGAACTTAAAACCAAAGTGTATAAACTAAAACGCATATTATATATGATCACGgaaaaattataaactaattaaattaaaataaatttttaaaatttggaatGTTCGTACTTAATAGGCACATTgacttagggcccgtttggccataaattttgcaagtaaAACTTGGGGAAAAAAACTTGGCAAATTTTGTTTGtccatacatttttttattatttggcaaatttttttggcaaatttttcaaattcccaaatactagaaaaaactagtatatgggtcaaatttcattatttgaaaagttttagaaattcaatttttacccttaactttttattttacaaaaataatatatttattgacacCAACCAATTCAATTAGCTCCCTTCTACATGCATTCTTTTGATTACATACATTCATTTATTACAGTTAGTCTTAATGAACTAGCtactaaaaaaaacatgaattgcatttattttattttggtagatAATTATTACGTTGTTGATGCTGGTCTACGGAACACAAGAGGATTTTTAGCTCCATTCATTGGAATGCGCTATCATTTGCAGGACTACCGAGAAAGTGAAAGAGAGCCTAAGAATGGAAAGAGCTATTTAACTATAAACATACTTCTCTGCGCAATGTAATTGAAAGAACTTTTGGTGCATGGAAAACTAGATTAAGAATACTAAGACAAGGCATGAACAACTATGAATGTGACATGCAAGTGAAAATAGTAATTGTTTGCGTtgtattgcataattttttacgtgaacaccaaagtagtgagggaatattcaatgaaaatgaaaatgatgatatggttgttgatgaaagtGACGAACTACTGGCTCAGGGTAACAACATCGCTTCATCTTCTCGATCGTCTGATTCGAAAATGTAAACTCATCGAGAAGAGATTGTTCATAAAATGTGggaagattatattaaagaataggtTGAACTCTTTCAGACGAGAAAGCATATGTTCTTCAGtgattgcaatatttatttccttttgttttc
Proteins encoded in this window:
- the LOC101256747 gene encoding uncharacterized protein isoform X2, producing the protein MVPFFKCFLQHLLVPCQDRFAVHLEFILFCLKRGNTQDAHQGALSLMQQRGFGSDPVSNLVVGLVFYQLWYSTIPKELHLQELDRFDSTVQSETFEDRIFMSILNSEEHDAVEGEEANSPFNCDSNTSIRNDKEILGVDVSQQREVAMVDDDNVPGETQNDNFQPQDFYMNSSERSDREGSSMDQSGDDPYHSIFYNRGLPLWLLPLQLPSSDENLEDVLNMHRALRNDNYKNAIKYLRHALHSSPPVLEAFHPLIQMLLLGDQVKEALDEVEKFTPYTNTSFQLRLKATILEHFDSGNYVKLSAIHEENLEKDPACSHSLGRLIILHRRGEYSTEKLMEMIALHLDATHANCDTWKELACCFLRLFQCEEDCMSVCSNGEDSEKQKFTKWISQIPKIFSDYESSKSWRLRCRWWLTHYFSQTILTSDIASGDWELLTYKAAVACYLYGREFKYVVKARECLEGDPINKNLYSILCMHANSCTGFYFNVKK
- the LOC101256747 gene encoding uncharacterized protein isoform X1, with product MEVAEDASKARKSRTRKRNNAEDDYNCGINPSTEARRINSVILANTKPSFCLKRGIGSLHKDHRSLQSEHRRRLRRLLEKLMRQHKYAEASGVLSVLLKGTTKESAVFKTRTKFMAILELIEHIKGDTISSKRIQDIYELWMKKLGPMKNRPPKDRFAVHLEFILFCLKRGNTQDAHQGALSLMQQRGFGSDPVSNLVVGLVFYQLWYSTIPKELHLQELDRFDSTVQSETFEDRIFMSILNSEEHDAVEGEEANSPFNCDSNTSIRNDKEILGVDVSQQREVAMVDDDNVPGETQNDNFQPQDFYMNSSERSDREGSSMDQSGDDPYHSIFYNRGLPLWLLPLQLPSSDENLEDVLNMHRALRNDNYKNAIKYLRHALHSSPPVLEAFHPLIQMLLLGDQVKEALDEVEKFTPYTNTSFQLRLKATILEHFDSGNYVKLSAIHEENLEKDPACSHSLGRLIILHRRGEYSTEKLMEMIALHLDATHANCDTWKELACCFLRLFQCEEDCMSVCSNGEDSEKQKFTKWISQIPKIFSDYESSKSWRLRCRWWLTHYFSQTILTSDIASGDWELLTYKAAVACYLYGREFKYVVKARECLEGDPINKNLYSILCMHANSCTGFYFNVKK